The following are encoded together in the Humulus lupulus chromosome 5, drHumLupu1.1, whole genome shotgun sequence genome:
- the LOC133779820 gene encoding exportin-1-like — MCHLIVLYIIFIINSILCCLFFLYDADAKEAKKTIKWQGLVLEQLKHIMLGNKVYIWFDDGRTGEQFLVMVIRDLLNLCEITKGKDNKAVIASNIMYVVGQYPRFLRAHWKFLKTVVNKLFEFIEFYDVRVADAALRALNRSDIAGKCIKHEPSCPGRACQK; from the exons ATGTGTCATTTGATTGtgttatatattattttcattataaattCTATCTTATGCTGTCTATTCTTCTTGTATGATGCAGATGCTAAAGAAGCTAAGAAAACAATTAAGTGGCAAGGATTGGTATTGGAACAACTTAAACACATTATGTTGGGCAACAAGGTCTATATCTGGTTCGATGATGGAAGAACAG GAGAACAGTTTTTGGTTATGGTCATTCGTGACTTGCTGAATTTATGCGAAATCACGAAAGGGAAGGATAACAAAGCTGTCATCGCAAGTAACATTAT GTATGTTGTTGGACAGTACCCGAGGTTTCTAAGAGCTCACTGGAAGTTCCTAAAAACTGTTGTGAACAAATTGTTTGAGTTCATAGAATTTTATGATGTTCGAGTTGCTGATGCAGCTCTCAGGGCATTGAATAGGAGTGACATAGCTGGGAAATGCATAAAACATGAACCAAGCTGCCCTGGTAGAGCATGTCAGAAGTAA